A window from Malania oleifera isolate guangnan ecotype guangnan chromosome 7, ASM2987363v1, whole genome shotgun sequence encodes these proteins:
- the LOC131159505 gene encoding laccase-10-like, with translation MGSFLPASAAGMAALLVSFCANVLLLPEFVVTTNASVTRSYTFNIKLQNVTRLCQTKSIITVNGRFPGPPVVAREGDRLVIKVVNHVPNNVSIHWHGIRQLQTGWFDGPAYVTQCPIQTGQAYTYNFTVRGQRGTLLWHAHISWLRATLYGPIIILPKRNDSYPFQKPYKEVPIIFGEWWNVDPEAVISQALQTGAGPNVSDAYTINGLPGPLYNCSSKDTFRLKVKPGKTYLLRLINAAINDQLFFSIANHTFTVVEADAIYLKPFHTDVLLITPGQTTNILLQTKPYVPNATFLMTARPYFTGLGTIDNSTTAAILHYNSPSQHHNTKLPLLKPTLPPINATAAFVANFTRKFRSLASAKFPANVPRTVDKKFFFTVGLGSSPCPANSTCQGPNGTKFAAAVNNVSFALPSTALLQAHFFGQSNGVYTADFPVNPPVAFNYTGTPPNNTFVTNGTRAVVLQFNTSVELVLQDTSILGAENHPLHLHGFNFFVVGEGLGNYDPSKDSANFNLVDPMERNTFGVPAGGWVAIRFLADNPGVWLMHCHFDVHTSWGLRMAWIVLDGPQPNQKLPPPPSDLPQC, from the exons atgggttcTTTTCTTCCTGCCTCAGCTGCTGGAATGGCAGCTCTGCTCGTCAGTTTTTGTGCCAATGTCCTATTACTGCCAGAGTTCGTCGTCACTACAAATGCAAGCGTCACCAGAAGCTACACATTCAAC ATTAAGTTACAGAACGTGACGAGATTGTGCCAGACAAAGAGCATAATAACCGTGAACGGCCGTTTCCCTGGGCCGCCGGTGGTGGCGAGAGAGGGCGACCGCCTCGTCATTAAGGTGGTTAATCATGTTCCCAACAATGTATCCATTCACTG GCATGGGATTCGGCAGCTTCAAACCGGTTGGTTCGACGGACCGGCTTACGTAACCCAGTGCCCGATACAGACGGGTCAGGCCTACACCTACAACTTTACAGTACGCGGACAGAGGGGAACTCTCCTTTGGCATGCCCATATCTCCTGGCTCAGAGCAACTCTGTATGGACCCATCATCATCCTCCCCAAGCGCAACGATTCTTACCCCTTCCAGAAGCCTTACAAGGAAGTCCCCATCATTTTTG GGGAGTGGTGGAACGTAGATCCAGAGGCAGTAATAAGCCAGGCGCTGCAGACGGGTGCAGGTCCAAATGTTTCGGATGCGTACACCATTAATGGTCTTCCCGGACCTTTGTACAATTGTTCTTCTAAAG ATACGTTCAGGCTGAAGGTCAAGCCCGGGAAGACGTACCTACTGCGCCTGATCAACGCTGCAATCAATGACCAGCTCTTCTTCAGCATCGCCAACCACACCTTCACCGTGGTCGAGGCCGACGCCATTTACCTCAAACCCTTCCACACCGACGTCCTCCTCATCACCCCCGGCCAAACAACCAACATTCTTCTCCAAACCAAACCCTACGTCCCCAACGCCACCTTCCTCATGACCGCCCGCCCTTACTTCACCGGCCTCGGCACCATCGACAACTCCACCACCGCCGCCATCCTCCACTACAACAGCCCCTCCCAGCACCACAACACCAAACTTCCCCTCCTCAAACCTACCCTCCCCCCCATCAATGCCACCGCCGCCTTCGTCGCAAATTTCACCAGAAAATTTCGCAGCTTGGCCTCCGCCAAGTTCCCGGCGAACGTGCCCCGAACGGTGGACAAGAAATTTTTCTTCACGGTGGGCCTCGGGTCGAGCCCCTGCCCGGCGAACTCCACTTGTCAAGGACCCAACGGCACGAAGTTTGCCGCCGCGGTGAACAACGTGTCCTTCGCGCTCCCGTCCACGGCGCTTCTGCAGGCTCACTTCTTTGGCCAGTCCAACGGCGTTTACACGGCTGATTTTCCGGTTAACCCGCCAGTGGCTTTCAACTACACGGGAACGCCGCCGAATAATACGTTCGTGACCAACGGGACGCGGGCCGTGGTGCTGCAATTTAACACGAGTGTGGAGCTTGTGTTGCAGGACACGAGCATTCTTGGGGCGGAGAACCATCCTCTGCACCTTCACGGATTTAATTTCTTTGTTGTTGGGGAAGGGTTGGGCAACTATGATCCGAGTAAGGACTCTGCCAACTTCAACCTAGTGGATCCAATGGAGAGGAATACCTTCGGCGTGCCGGCCGGTGGGTGGGTTGCAATTCGCTTCCTGGCGGACAATCCAG GCGTGTGGCTCATGCACTGCCACTTCGATGTCCACACAAGCTGGGGCTTGCGGATGGCGTGGATTGTTCTGGATGGCCCCCAGCCCAATCAAAAGCTGCCGCCACCGCCGTCCGATCTTCCCCAATGCTGA
- the LOC131159506 gene encoding protein FAR-RED ELONGATED HYPOCOTYL 1 isoform X3 — protein sequence MDQDRHNPSHITRKLQAELLGLPIPKHKSRDRSYGSLLVSLLDEIPEVDTCIIEGKSDTASLDDSDLQSARDSNSFAEDSDSSMCASGGSKLESDCVKTWTCSQPSTSVNWGSRSFLNGSSLDRLAGMEKEGVREELILLCGKHNHPQNDVKLPVSHDLEELLDFGIHDPKYMNYGIDQCTDKELNSLPYSHEGNSNNYVLSSGRWSVGQESRSSTRKPTIDQEFEEYFSTLMLQ from the exons ATGGATCAAGATCGCCACAACCCATCTCACATCACGAG GAAACTACAGGCTGAACTATTGGGCTTGCCCATTCCAAAGCACAAAAGCCGGGATCGAAGCTATGGTTCTCTTCTAGTCTCTTTACTAGACGAAATCCCAGAAGTGGATACTTGTATAATAGAAGGAAAATCAGATACTGCATCTCTAGATGATTCAGATCTTCAATCAGCTAGAGATAGCAATAGCTTTGCTGAAGATTCTGACTCTTCCATGTGTGCAAGTGGTGGATCTAAACTGGAATCAGATTGTGTGAAGACATGGACATGCAGTCAACCTTCCACCTCTGTTAATTGGGGCAGTAGGAGTTTCTTGAATGGTTCTTCTTTAGACAGGCTGGCTGGAATGGAAAAGGAAGGTGTCAGAGAGGAACTGATATTGCTGTGTGGAAAGCATAATCATCCACAAAATGATGTTAAATTACCAGTATCTCATGATCTTGAGGAGCTTCTGGATTTCGGAATCCATGACCCGAAGTATATGAATTATGGCATTGATCAATGTACAGATAAGGAACTCAATAGTCTGCCATACTCCCATGAGGGTAATTCAAACAATTATGTTCTCTCATCCGGAAGATGGAGTGTTGGTCaag AGTCTCGATCAAGTACCAGGAAGCCAACAATTGATCAAGAGTTTGAGGAGTACTTTTCCACGCTTATGCTGCAGTAG
- the LOC131159506 gene encoding uncharacterized protein LOC131159506 isoform X4 — translation MDQDRHNPSHITRKLQAELLGLPIPKHKSRDRSYGSLLVSLLDEIPEVDTCIIEGKSDTASLDDSDLQSARDSNSFAEDSDSSMCASGGSKLESDCVKTWTCSQPSTSVNWGSRSFLNGSSLDRLAGMEKEGVREELILLCGKHNHPQNDVKLPVSHDLEELLDFGIHDPKYMNYGIDQCTDKELNSLPYSHEESRSSTRKPTIDQEFEEYFSTLMLQ, via the exons ATGGATCAAGATCGCCACAACCCATCTCACATCACGAG GAAACTACAGGCTGAACTATTGGGCTTGCCCATTCCAAAGCACAAAAGCCGGGATCGAAGCTATGGTTCTCTTCTAGTCTCTTTACTAGACGAAATCCCAGAAGTGGATACTTGTATAATAGAAGGAAAATCAGATACTGCATCTCTAGATGATTCAGATCTTCAATCAGCTAGAGATAGCAATAGCTTTGCTGAAGATTCTGACTCTTCCATGTGTGCAAGTGGTGGATCTAAACTGGAATCAGATTGTGTGAAGACATGGACATGCAGTCAACCTTCCACCTCTGTTAATTGGGGCAGTAGGAGTTTCTTGAATGGTTCTTCTTTAGACAGGCTGGCTGGAATGGAAAAGGAAGGTGTCAGAGAGGAACTGATATTGCTGTGTGGAAAGCATAATCATCCACAAAATGATGTTAAATTACCAGTATCTCATGATCTTGAGGAGCTTCTGGATTTCGGAATCCATGACCCGAAGTATATGAATTATGGCATTGATCAATGTACAGATAAGGAACTCAATAGTCTGCCATACTCCCATGAGG AGTCTCGATCAAGTACCAGGAAGCCAACAATTGATCAAGAGTTTGAGGAGTACTTTTCCACGCTTATGCTGCAGTAG
- the LOC131159506 gene encoding uncharacterized protein LOC131159506 isoform X2, with amino-acid sequence MDQDRHNPSHITSFHDNKMPNADIVDLGKKRKLQAELLGLPIPKHKSRDRSYGSLLVSLLDEIPEVDTCIIEGKSDTASLDDSDLQSARDSNSFAEDSDSSMCASGGSKLESDCVKTWTCSQPSTSVNWGSRSFLNGSSLDRLAGMEKEGVREELILLCGKHNHPQNDVKLPVSHDLEELLDFGIHDPKYMNYGIDQCTDKELNSLPYSHEESRSSTRKPTIDQEFEEYFSTLMLQ; translated from the exons ATGGATCAAGATCGCCACAACCCATCTCACATCACGAG tTTCCATGATAATAAGATGCCCAATGCTGATATTGTTGACTTGGGGAAGAAAAGGAAACTACAGGCTGAACTATTGGGCTTGCCCATTCCAAAGCACAAAAGCCGGGATCGAAGCTATGGTTCTCTTCTAGTCTCTTTACTAGACGAAATCCCAGAAGTGGATACTTGTATAATAGAAGGAAAATCAGATACTGCATCTCTAGATGATTCAGATCTTCAATCAGCTAGAGATAGCAATAGCTTTGCTGAAGATTCTGACTCTTCCATGTGTGCAAGTGGTGGATCTAAACTGGAATCAGATTGTGTGAAGACATGGACATGCAGTCAACCTTCCACCTCTGTTAATTGGGGCAGTAGGAGTTTCTTGAATGGTTCTTCTTTAGACAGGCTGGCTGGAATGGAAAAGGAAGGTGTCAGAGAGGAACTGATATTGCTGTGTGGAAAGCATAATCATCCACAAAATGATGTTAAATTACCAGTATCTCATGATCTTGAGGAGCTTCTGGATTTCGGAATCCATGACCCGAAGTATATGAATTATGGCATTGATCAATGTACAGATAAGGAACTCAATAGTCTGCCATACTCCCATGAGG AGTCTCGATCAAGTACCAGGAAGCCAACAATTGATCAAGAGTTTGAGGAGTACTTTTCCACGCTTATGCTGCAGTAG
- the LOC131159506 gene encoding protein FAR-RED ELONGATED HYPOCOTYL 1 isoform X1 has protein sequence MDQDRHNPSHITSFHDNKMPNADIVDLGKKRKLQAELLGLPIPKHKSRDRSYGSLLVSLLDEIPEVDTCIIEGKSDTASLDDSDLQSARDSNSFAEDSDSSMCASGGSKLESDCVKTWTCSQPSTSVNWGSRSFLNGSSLDRLAGMEKEGVREELILLCGKHNHPQNDVKLPVSHDLEELLDFGIHDPKYMNYGIDQCTDKELNSLPYSHEGNSNNYVLSSGRWSVGQESRSSTRKPTIDQEFEEYFSTLMLQ, from the exons ATGGATCAAGATCGCCACAACCCATCTCACATCACGAG tTTCCATGATAATAAGATGCCCAATGCTGATATTGTTGACTTGGGGAAGAAAAGGAAACTACAGGCTGAACTATTGGGCTTGCCCATTCCAAAGCACAAAAGCCGGGATCGAAGCTATGGTTCTCTTCTAGTCTCTTTACTAGACGAAATCCCAGAAGTGGATACTTGTATAATAGAAGGAAAATCAGATACTGCATCTCTAGATGATTCAGATCTTCAATCAGCTAGAGATAGCAATAGCTTTGCTGAAGATTCTGACTCTTCCATGTGTGCAAGTGGTGGATCTAAACTGGAATCAGATTGTGTGAAGACATGGACATGCAGTCAACCTTCCACCTCTGTTAATTGGGGCAGTAGGAGTTTCTTGAATGGTTCTTCTTTAGACAGGCTGGCTGGAATGGAAAAGGAAGGTGTCAGAGAGGAACTGATATTGCTGTGTGGAAAGCATAATCATCCACAAAATGATGTTAAATTACCAGTATCTCATGATCTTGAGGAGCTTCTGGATTTCGGAATCCATGACCCGAAGTATATGAATTATGGCATTGATCAATGTACAGATAAGGAACTCAATAGTCTGCCATACTCCCATGAGGGTAATTCAAACAATTATGTTCTCTCATCCGGAAGATGGAGTGTTGGTCaag AGTCTCGATCAAGTACCAGGAAGCCAACAATTGATCAAGAGTTTGAGGAGTACTTTTCCACGCTTATGCTGCAGTAG
- the LOC131159507 gene encoding uncharacterized protein LOC131159507 has translation MAEKATKVEKYDHLCLQQSDHVGLILVSPPLMEDNYSTWSRAMILALQAKNKIWFIDGMLPSPSSKSSKYSQWRQCNVMDLCLMKMIEMGTERDDLYHFTNTKNACCQVATLASTSQLWHRHFGHLSNKNLSFLSNKFPEICSSNSDSCLICPLAKQTRAPFGHLLALLLCVKSFVSSKCELVK, from the exons ATGGCTGAAAAGGCAACCAAGGTGGAAAAATATGATCACTTATGCCTCCAACAATCAGATCACGTTGGACTAATTTTAGTTTCTCCACCGCTCATGGAGGACAATTATTCCACATGGAGTCGTGCGATGATTCTTGCACTTCAAGCGAAGAACAAAATCTGGTTCATTGATGGCATGCTGCCCTCACCATCTTCCAAATCCTCGAAATACTCACAATGGAGACAATGCAATGTAATG GACCTATGCTTGATGAAGATGATTGAGATGGGAACTGAGCGGGACGACTTATACCACTTCACCAACACCAAGAATGCTTGTTGTCAAGTGGCTACATTGGCATCTACTTCCCAACTTTGGCACCGTCATTTTGGTCATTTGTCAAATAAAAATCTGTCTTTTCTTTCCAATAAATTCCCAGAAATTTGTAGTTCCAATTCAGATTCATGTTTAATTTGTCCATTAGCTAAACAGACTCGTGCACCTTTTGGTcatcttttagcattattattatgtgttaagagttttgttagtagtaagtgtgagttagtaaagtaa